Proteins from one Syntrophorhabdaceae bacterium genomic window:
- the glmS gene encoding glutamine--fructose-6-phosphate transaminase (isomerizing) yields MCGIVGYEGGKEACDILIEALKRLEYRGYDSAGIAIWDKGNIKVERKKGKVEELKKTVCDGTFRGKLGLAHTRWATHGTPSEKNAHPHKAGDVVVVHNGIIENYIELKKELKREGHKFLSDTDTEVIPHLIIHHMDQGKAFLDAVCAALKDLKGSYALGILKEKERILVAAKKESPLIIGVGVGEYFIASDAPAIINRTNRFIFLEDNDMAVIKDNSLRLMNTDGEKVERKIHQVQWSDAMAEKGGYKHFMLKEIFEQPRAISETLLGRIKEEKGEIDFEEIKLPDVKKIGKIWMVACGTSYHACMIGKHIFESNLKIPVETDIASEFRYRDPIVSSNDLMIVVSQSGETADTIAAMKEAKKKGAYTLSICNVLGSTLARDADSVIFTHAGPEIGVASTKAFTTQISVIFMLMLYIGKRLGVLDVEDMRNHIHEMKRIPHKMQTILEMAPMIEEAARKYMACKDFLYLGRGIHFPTVLEGALKLKEISYIHAEAYAAGEMKHGPIALIDEQMPVVFVSPVDQTYKKTCSNMEEVIARRGRIVLLTDKEEHEMQRRVDSYFVLPDTIYELQPILNVVPLQLLAYYIANLLGTDVDQPRNLAKSVTVE; encoded by the coding sequence ATGTGCGGAATAGTCGGATACGAGGGCGGCAAAGAAGCGTGCGATATACTCATTGAAGCTTTAAAAAGACTCGAGTACAGAGGATACGATTCTGCCGGTATCGCGATCTGGGACAAGGGAAACATCAAGGTAGAGCGCAAGAAGGGGAAAGTTGAAGAGCTGAAAAAGACCGTATGCGATGGCACGTTCAGAGGTAAGCTCGGCCTCGCGCACACGCGATGGGCCACCCATGGAACCCCCTCGGAAAAGAATGCACATCCACACAAGGCGGGTGATGTGGTAGTAGTACATAACGGCATCATCGAGAATTATATAGAGCTCAAAAAGGAGCTCAAGAGGGAAGGGCACAAGTTCTTGTCGGATACGGACACTGAAGTCATCCCCCATCTCATCATCCATCATATGGACCAGGGAAAAGCTTTCCTTGATGCTGTGTGCGCCGCGCTCAAAGACCTCAAAGGCTCATACGCTCTGGGTATTTTAAAGGAAAAAGAAAGAATCCTCGTGGCCGCGAAAAAAGAGAGCCCGCTCATTATAGGCGTGGGAGTGGGGGAGTACTTTATTGCCAGTGATGCGCCTGCCATTATCAATAGGACAAACAGATTTATCTTTCTCGAAGACAACGACATGGCCGTCATCAAAGACAACTCTTTGCGATTGATGAATACGGACGGAGAGAAGGTTGAAAGGAAGATCCATCAGGTGCAATGGTCTGATGCGATGGCCGAGAAAGGCGGATACAAACACTTTATGCTCAAGGAGATTTTTGAGCAGCCTCGCGCCATTTCTGAAACGCTGCTCGGAAGAATTAAGGAAGAGAAGGGCGAGATTGATTTCGAAGAGATCAAATTGCCGGATGTGAAGAAGATCGGTAAGATATGGATGGTGGCGTGCGGAACGTCGTACCATGCCTGTATGATAGGAAAGCACATTTTCGAGTCGAATCTTAAGATACCTGTTGAGACTGATATCGCCTCGGAATTCAGATACAGAGACCCTATCGTTTCATCAAACGATCTCATGATTGTGGTGTCGCAATCGGGGGAGACTGCGGATACGATTGCGGCCATGAAAGAAGCCAAGAAGAAAGGCGCCTATACCTTGTCCATATGCAATGTGCTCGGCAGCACCCTTGCCCGTGACGCGGACAGCGTTATCTTCACGCATGCGGGCCCCGAGATCGGTGTGGCCTCCACCAAGGCTTTCACCACGCAGATCTCGGTCATCTTCATGCTCATGCTTTACATAGGAAAAAGGCTGGGGGTCCTCGACGTTGAGGATATGAGAAATCACATCCACGAGATGAAGAGAATTCCCCACAAAATGCAGACGATTCTCGAAATGGCCCCTATGATTGAAGAAGCTGCCCGGAAATACATGGCGTGTAAAGATTTTCTTTATCTGGGAAGGGGCATACACTTTCCCACAGTGCTCGAAGGCGCGCTCAAGCTCAAAGAAATCTCTTATATCCATGCCGAGGCCTATGCGGCCGGCGAAATGAAGCATGGTCCCATTGCTTTAATAGACGAGCAAATGCCCGTGGTCTTCGTTTCTCCTGTGGACCAAACGTACAAAAAGACATGCAGTAACATGGAAGAAGTCATTGCAAGGAGAGGGCGCATCGTTCTCCTCACAGACAAAGAGGAGCACGAGATGCAAAGACGGGTTGACTCTTACTTTGTGCTGCCTGATACGATTTACGAGTTACAGCCTATTCTCAACGTGGTGCCTCTCCAGCTTTTGGCCTACTATATCGCTAATCTCCTGGGTACGGACGTGGATCAGCCGCGTAACCTGGCAAAAAGCGTGACCGTTGAATAG
- a CDS encoding cupin domain-containing protein, with the protein MLISPLNSTAQDLSLQVSEIPVGSEQPLHVHAPEQCYYIIRGKGLMTVEEETREVSAGNAVYIPSNKRHGIRNTGNEVLEYLTANSPAFEHDYETRLWTARALGA; encoded by the coding sequence ATGCTAATTAGCCCCCTAAACTCAACGGCACAGGATCTGTCTTTGCAGGTTTCCGAAATTCCTGTTGGCTCGGAGCAACCTCTGCACGTCCACGCCCCCGAACAATGCTATTACATCATAAGGGGAAAGGGTCTCATGACCGTAGAGGAAGAGACGAGAGAAGTCTCTGCAGGGAACGCAGTCTATATACCATCTAACAAGCGGCATGGTATCAGAAACACCGGAAACGAAGTTCTGGAATACCTGACAGCCAATTCGCCGGCATTTGAGCACGATTACGAGACGAGACTCTGGACGGCAAGGGCGCTTGGCGCGTAG
- a CDS encoding HD domain-containing phosphohydrolase — protein MRPPSPEEENSAIPPPEDQWPDFRVAEAFGVGSAIRFRNFVIRHLELAFVLLIAILVIAVFFILPFKFAFLNLFYLPVLLAAYILGKRKALYACLNIILVVVVSAFIRPEWFEVGGNVFSTLFMIIIWGGFLALTSVGIGSLQERLSKGFEETRRLYEELKRSRVTEEMKEKVERTLYATMDPVVAKLATEGKLRIEKREISIMFCDLTEFTTYSDQNPPDIVLDELNRFIGHIEPVVELFRGHIDKYMGDGVMVEFGAPIDYAQHALMAVLAGLKMQEKMKEIGLPWRLRIGVATGYTIVGMMGVHRQAYSAIGDRVNVAKRLEEICQPERIYVDEFTCKQVEPFVNFVKLRNMGYSRQVDKTLLEQLRVLEARLAEEGESADLLYQTGKIHFGLHDATAAISCFEQALNLDPESTEIRLAYADANLKRDEFEKFQLKGKLHKIPVFEVKSIRSRWHDSSVIPPSISSRYADIEASIKAPFDLVLSVESLDGSVGRGLLVGMLSYAIADQMQLNEELKNTILQAGFLQDIGKEAIPHHILNRPASLTEQEIKYVEKYVIESVASLKRLGYVNESLLEIVKHHHEAWNGNGYPDGLRGEEIPVGARITAVAEAYGAMTSWRPYRGAWDVKLALNEIRKTSDKGYYDPRVVDAAFQVLRFQTPSTES, from the coding sequence ATGAGGCCTCCCAGTCCTGAAGAAGAAAATAGTGCGATACCCCCTCCAGAGGATCAGTGGCCCGATTTCAGGGTCGCGGAAGCCTTTGGCGTAGGAAGCGCGATTCGTTTTCGGAATTTTGTTATCCGGCACCTTGAGCTGGCTTTCGTACTGCTCATTGCTATTCTCGTTATAGCGGTTTTCTTTATACTTCCGTTCAAGTTTGCTTTTCTGAATCTCTTTTACCTCCCGGTGCTGCTTGCCGCGTACATCCTTGGAAAGCGAAAGGCCCTGTACGCATGTTTAAACATCATTCTCGTGGTGGTCGTCTCCGCTTTTATCAGGCCCGAATGGTTCGAGGTAGGCGGAAATGTTTTCAGCACCTTATTCATGATAATTATCTGGGGAGGATTTCTTGCACTCACGAGTGTCGGCATCGGATCGCTCCAGGAGAGACTCTCCAAAGGATTTGAGGAAACACGCCGCTTATATGAGGAGTTGAAAAGAAGCCGTGTTACCGAAGAGATGAAGGAGAAGGTCGAAAGAACCCTCTATGCCACCATGGATCCTGTTGTCGCAAAGCTCGCAACCGAAGGTAAACTCCGCATTGAGAAACGGGAGATCAGTATCATGTTCTGTGACCTCACGGAATTCACCACCTACTCCGACCAGAATCCTCCCGATATCGTACTCGACGAATTGAACAGATTCATCGGACACATCGAACCTGTAGTGGAATTGTTTCGTGGGCACATAGACAAGTATATGGGTGACGGGGTCATGGTCGAGTTCGGAGCGCCCATCGATTACGCTCAACACGCCCTGATGGCCGTTCTCGCAGGTCTGAAGATGCAGGAGAAGATGAAGGAGATAGGGCTCCCCTGGCGCTTAAGAATCGGTGTGGCAACGGGCTACACTATTGTGGGCATGATGGGGGTACACCGCCAGGCATACAGCGCAATAGGAGACCGCGTCAATGTAGCAAAACGTTTGGAAGAGATATGTCAACCCGAAAGGATCTATGTTGACGAGTTTACCTGCAAGCAAGTAGAACCTTTTGTTAATTTCGTGAAGTTGAGAAATATGGGTTATAGCCGGCAGGTTGATAAAACGTTGCTCGAACAACTGCGGGTGCTTGAAGCGAGGCTTGCCGAAGAAGGCGAGAGCGCAGATCTCCTGTACCAGACCGGTAAGATTCATTTTGGGTTACATGATGCCACGGCAGCTATTTCATGCTTTGAGCAGGCGCTCAATCTTGATCCGGAATCCACCGAGATACGCCTCGCCTACGCCGATGCTAACCTCAAACGGGACGAATTCGAGAAATTTCAACTTAAAGGTAAGCTCCATAAGATACCGGTCTTTGAAGTTAAGTCCATCAGAAGCCGGTGGCACGATTCGTCCGTTATACCGCCGTCAATATCAAGCCGGTACGCCGATATCGAAGCAAGTATTAAAGCTCCCTTTGATCTTGTTCTGTCTGTGGAGTCGCTCGACGGGTCCGTAGGCAGGGGACTTCTCGTGGGGATGCTCTCCTACGCGATAGCCGATCAGATGCAGCTCAATGAAGAGCTGAAGAATACGATACTGCAGGCGGGATTCTTGCAGGACATAGGCAAGGAGGCGATACCTCACCACATATTGAACCGCCCTGCAAGTCTCACGGAACAGGAGATAAAATATGTGGAGAAGTATGTTATAGAAAGTGTAGCGTCGCTTAAGCGTCTCGGCTACGTGAACGAATCGCTTCTCGAGATCGTCAAGCACCACCACGAAGCGTGGAATGGCAATGGATACCCCGATGGCTTGAGGGGCGAAGAAATACCCGTGGGCGCACGCATTACCGCTGTGGCCGAGGCGTACGGGGCCATGACCTCGTGGCGTCCCTATCGAGGTGCCTGGGACGTCAAGCTGGCGCTCAACGAAATTCGTAAAACATCTGACAAGGGGTACTACGATCCTCGCGTTGTCGATGCCGCTTTTCAGGTTCTCAGATTCCAAACACCTTCAACGGAATCGTAG
- a CDS encoding site-2 protease family protein, which translates to MGLIQSLFTDPLSFVLFAIPLLYSIIFHELAHGLVAYKMGDPTAKWLGRLSLDPRRHLDPIGTVALFLVGFGWAKPVPVNFANLRPQRLGLILVSAAGITANLILAFFSFFAMQFAPPYLFEGLSNMGRINIMLASFNLIPIPPLDGSKILMGFSTRRFQYTLQQIEPYGMFILIGLLLIGALNRPIILIETVLAHIIRFLVS; encoded by the coding sequence ATGGGCCTCATACAATCACTCTTCACTGACCCTCTCTCGTTTGTGCTCTTTGCTATCCCTCTTCTCTACTCGATCATTTTCCATGAACTGGCGCATGGTTTGGTTGCCTATAAAATGGGGGATCCCACGGCAAAGTGGCTTGGCCGATTGAGCCTTGACCCGCGCCGGCATCTTGATCCCATAGGAACCGTGGCCCTCTTCCTTGTCGGCTTCGGGTGGGCTAAACCGGTGCCTGTCAACTTTGCCAATCTCCGTCCGCAGAGGTTGGGGCTTATCCTTGTTTCGGCCGCAGGGATCACGGCTAACCTGATCCTGGCGTTCTTCTCTTTCTTTGCCATGCAGTTTGCACCTCCCTACCTCTTCGAAGGATTAAGCAACATGGGGCGCATCAATATTATGCTTGCTTCTTTCAATCTCATTCCCATACCACCCCTTGACGGCTCAAAAATCCTCATGGGTTTTTCCACGAGACGGTTCCAGTACACGCTCCAGCAGATTGAACCGTACGGCATGTTTATCCTCATCGGCCTGCTCCTGATAGGCGCATTAAATAGGCCGATCATTTTGATTGAGACCGTTCTCGCTCATATCATAAGGTTCCTCGTTTCGTAG
- a CDS encoding anhydro-N-acetylmuramic acid kinase, with product MGKRKRVKIIGIMSGTSHDGADAALVEVYPETGSDPHDLRIRVVSHTHLPYRKDLRMEIAQAFDGNTERICRLNYVLGEVFARAALTLLKQAGLPSSEIDAIASHGQTIYHIPPAPRRGGSTLQIGEAAVIAERTGILTISDFRARDIAAGGQGAPLVPLADYLLFRREGRKRAVLNIGGMANVTIVSEGRDETVAFDTGPGNALIDETVRLFGLGTYPYDRNGSFARSGTLSKKLLATLLSHPFFRKAPPKSTGRETFGTEYVRDLVKKNGTVESKDILCTLTHLTAVSIFRAIRPFTPDEIIVTGGGVKNRFLMMLLEELFRGVSVRSVADYGIPIEAKEAVSFAILGYETLKRRPGNIPRATGAAHNVILGKITLP from the coding sequence GTGGGTAAGAGAAAGAGAGTCAAGATTATCGGGATCATGTCCGGAACGTCTCATGATGGTGCGGACGCGGCGCTCGTCGAAGTTTACCCTGAGACGGGATCAGACCCACACGATTTACGTATTCGCGTTGTAAGCCATACTCACCTCCCATATAGAAAAGATCTCAGAATGGAGATTGCGCAAGCATTTGACGGCAATACCGAACGTATATGCAGGTTGAATTATGTGTTGGGAGAGGTTTTTGCCCGTGCGGCCCTGACGCTCCTAAAGCAAGCGGGCCTGCCCTCAAGCGAGATTGACGCGATCGCCTCCCACGGACAGACCATATACCACATACCGCCGGCCCCTCGAAGAGGCGGTTCAACCCTGCAAATCGGTGAAGCGGCGGTCATTGCAGAACGAACAGGTATATTGACTATTTCCGATTTCAGGGCACGCGATATAGCAGCGGGCGGACAGGGCGCACCGCTCGTGCCGCTCGCGGACTACCTGCTCTTTAGAAGGGAAGGACGGAAACGGGCCGTGTTGAATATCGGGGGTATGGCTAACGTTACCATCGTGTCCGAAGGACGCGACGAGACCGTTGCCTTCGACACCGGACCCGGCAATGCCCTCATAGATGAGACGGTGAGACTCTTTGGCCTGGGCACATATCCCTACGATAGAAACGGCTCTTTTGCAAGGTCCGGCACGCTAAGTAAGAAGCTTCTCGCGACTCTCTTATCGCACCCCTTCTTCCGGAAAGCTCCTCCCAAATCTACCGGCAGAGAAACTTTTGGAACGGAGTACGTGCGAGATCTTGTGAAGAAAAATGGAACCGTAGAATCGAAAGACATACTCTGTACTCTCACGCATTTGACTGCCGTCAGCATATTTCGCGCGATCAGACCTTTTACGCCGGATGAAATCATTGTGACCGGGGGCGGCGTGAAGAACCGATTTCTCATGATGCTTCTGGAAGAGTTATTCCGCGGGGTTTCCGTGAGAAGTGTGGCTGATTACGGTATTCCCATAGAGGCAAAAGAGGCGGTAAGTTTTGCGATCCTCGGTTACGAAACGCTTAAGCGCAGGCCGGGAAACATTCCGCGCGCTACCGGCGCGGCGCATAACGTTATTCTCGGAAAGATCACGCTGCCTTGA